The Cryptococcus neoformans var. grubii H99 chromosome 10, complete sequence genome segment AATCGCGGTAAATGCAACTGTGTCGTCGTCTTCAGTAGACGTAGTGGGAGACGCTGGAACAATGACCTGAGAGGCAGTCTTGGCCTCATTGCTGTGAGTGATGGTGCTGACAGTAGACTCGGTGATCTCAGAGGCTCCAAACGCATGCTTAGGCTTGCAGTGGTCCATGAAGGCTTTCATGACCTCATTTACTTCTATATGGGCGTGAATGCTGTTAGGGTGAACAGGAGGGAATGACCTTAGCTTGTCCGATACGCCAAGGTAGTTATAGGAGCGGACGACCTGAACCTTGACCGGGGAAGTGCGGAACGGGTCGTGATCGAGGTCGTTGATCATTGAGAGCGAGGGCGAGgtttctgtagaagtagAAGCGGAGGTTACCCCATGAATTGACTCAACTGAAGCTTGAGTAGTAGTGTTGGTAATGAAAGTGGAAACTTGCCCAGGGATGATTGACTCGACAGGAACTGAGATTTTCTCATACGTCTGCAGAAATTTAGCAATCAAGTGTGTTTGGTATGAATTAGCCAAGCTCACCTTATCTTGCCATACGGGTTCACCCTCAGTCACATTACTTCCGAATTCCCTCAGAAAAgtctcctctccatcctatGCTATGCGTCGGCCTCGAACACACGTTCGAGAACAAAAACAGAACTCACCTCACCATCGAGCTGAAGCACAACAACGACGCtagccttcttcatctttttaACATCGCCGATAATGGTGGAAAGCGTATAATGGGAGGCGGTAAGCTTAAGAGGACAGGAAGAGATAGCAGGTgagggggaaggagaagaagctttAAAGGCGCTCTTGaaaaaagtggaggagtGAGAAGCACGCATAGTGAAAGTTATGGATAAGTGTTGGGGATTAAGAGTAGAGCGCCGTGAAGTAAAAATAGATAGTTGCTGTGAATGTTGTTAAGTCTTGAAAGCTAAGGGCTGGAGGTAGCTGTAAGGTAGTAGATAAGGGAAGAAGTtaagtgaagaagagaagagaaacaTGCAACGAAGTGCTGATTCGGGGGGAGTTTGGGGATTTCATTACCTTCTCCAAAGGGCTGTCCCACCGCTTGTTGGTGCAAGTATGGCGTCCATGGCGCGATACCTCTGAAAACATTCAATGGTGATAACAAGTCCAATGAGAAATCGCACTGTGACCGAAGTGTGCGTGCGAGAAATGGGACTGGATGTCACCCACGTCGTATAGTATTCTGGCATCGAAGAGtagagaaagggaaataAAGTGATGACGCTGGAATAATGAAGTGTCCCGATCTGGGATGGAGAAAATCGGGAAAAGGGCAATCCCAATCGTCCGCTCGCCCTGCCGTGCTCAAGAGTCTTCTCTTCCGTAACAGCCTGATAACAGCCCATTTTACTCTTCTATCTTATCCAAAAAGATGGCTCCCAAAGCGAAGGCTAGGTATGTGTCCTTTTTGAGGATGCCCGGTATTTGAGGATAACAGAGCAGAATGCTGATGAGATTTGATGGCGTAGGCGAATTTTGGTGAAGCTTGTCTCCACCGCTCTCACTGGTTCTTTCTACACCACTTCTAGGGTTAGGGTCGGTGAGAAACTTGCCAAGATCAAGTATGACCCTATTGGTGAGTGCATTATGTACGGCTCAGTGTCCACAGGATTGCGCTAAGTTTTCGTCCAGTGAAAAAGCATGTGCTTTTCACCGAAGCCAAGATAAAATAGTTGTTTTAAATCATCCCGCCCGCACCAAACCATCACCCATCACCCATACCCTATATATAAAAAATCAAAATTCGAGGCCTATCATCGGAGacagggaagaagattcaAAGCTCAGGAGCAATATACCATGCATATCATACCATTTCGCCCTTTACC includes the following:
- a CDS encoding large subunit ribosomal protein L33, with translation MAPKAKARRILVKLVSTALTGSFYTTSRVRVGEKLAKIKYDPIVKKHVLFTEAKIK